One stretch of Serinicoccus hydrothermalis DNA includes these proteins:
- a CDS encoding RNA polymerase-binding protein RbpA, producing MVNTNAIRGSRVGSGPMGESERGDAAPRVRVSFWCAHGHETRPSFAQDGEVEVPDVWDCPRCGLPAGQDRTTPPEAPRTEPYKTHLAYVKERRSDSDGAALLDEALARMRERGVGGGGR from the coding sequence ATGGTCAACACCAACGCCATCCGTGGCTCGCGCGTGGGGTCCGGCCCCATGGGGGAGAGCGAGCGCGGGGACGCCGCACCCCGGGTCCGGGTCAGCTTCTGGTGCGCGCACGGTCACGAGACCCGGCCCAGCTTCGCCCAGGACGGCGAGGTCGAGGTCCCGGACGTCTGGGACTGCCCCCGGTGCGGCCTGCCGGCCGGCCAGGACCGCACGACCCCGCCGGAGGCCCCGCGGACCGAGCCCTACAAGACGCACCTCGCCTACGTGAAGGAGCGCCGTAGCGACTCCGACGGCGCGGCCCTGCTCGACGAGGCCCTCGCCCGGATGCGGGAGCGGGGGGTCGGGGGCGGCGGTCGCTGA
- the tpiA gene encoding triose-phosphate isomerase, whose translation MATRTPLMAGNWKMNLDHLQGTHLVQKLDWTLRDGRHDHAAVEVVVLPPFTDLRSVQTLVQGDKLALRYGGQDLSPHDEGAYTGDISGAFLAKLGCTYVVVGHSERREGHEESDELVGAKVRAALRHDLTPILCVGEPLDVRQAGTHVEHVVAQLRAALGDLDAEQVARVVVAYEPVWAIGTGEVATPDDAQEVCAAIRSTVEELVGSSVADGLRVLYGGSVKPGNVAEIMRRPDVDGALVGGASLSVDDFAAICRYQQHAGATG comes from the coding sequence ATGGCGACACGGACCCCGCTGATGGCGGGCAACTGGAAGATGAACCTGGACCACCTGCAGGGCACCCACCTCGTGCAGAAGCTCGACTGGACCCTGCGCGACGGACGGCACGACCACGCGGCCGTCGAGGTGGTCGTGCTGCCACCCTTCACCGACCTGCGCTCGGTGCAGACCCTCGTGCAGGGCGACAAGCTCGCGCTGCGCTACGGCGGTCAGGACCTCAGCCCGCACGACGAGGGGGCCTACACCGGCGACATCTCCGGCGCCTTCCTCGCCAAGCTGGGGTGCACCTACGTCGTCGTGGGCCACAGCGAGCGGCGCGAGGGGCACGAGGAGTCCGACGAGCTCGTCGGGGCCAAGGTGCGCGCCGCGCTGCGGCACGACCTCACGCCGATCCTGTGCGTCGGGGAGCCGCTCGACGTGAGGCAGGCCGGGACCCACGTGGAGCACGTCGTCGCCCAGCTGCGGGCCGCCCTGGGCGATCTCGACGCGGAGCAGGTCGCCCGCGTCGTCGTCGCCTACGAGCCGGTCTGGGCCATCGGCACCGGCGAGGTGGCGACGCCCGACGACGCGCAGGAGGTCTGCGCCGCGATCCGGTCCACCGTCGAGGAGCTGGTCGGCAGCTCCGTCGCCGACGGGCTCCGGGTGCTCTACGGCGGCTCGGTCAAGCCGGGCAACGTCGCCGAGATCATGCGGCGCCCGGACGTCGACGGTGCCCTGGTCGGCGGGGCGTCGCTGTCGGTGGACGACTTCGCCGCCATCTGCCGCTACCAGCAGCACGCCGGCGCGACCGGCTGA
- the secG gene encoding preprotein translocase subunit SecG, translating to MEFVRWFLDALLVITSCFLVLLILMHKGRGGGMSDMFGGGMSSSLGGSSVAERNLNRITVAMALVWVSVIVGLGVLVRFS from the coding sequence GTGGAGTTCGTCCGCTGGTTCCTGGACGCCCTGCTGGTGATCACCAGCTGCTTCCTGGTGCTGCTGATCCTGATGCACAAGGGCCGCGGCGGTGGCATGTCCGACATGTTCGGGGGAGGCATGAGCAGCAGCCTGGGCGGCAGCTCGGTCGCGGAGCGCAACCTCAACCGCATCACCGTGGCGATGGCCCTGGTGTGGGTCTCGGTGATCGTCGGCCTCGGGGTGCTCGTCCGCTTCAGCTGA
- the zwf gene encoding glucose-6-phosphate dehydrogenase gives MSGPAPAPVTADTNPLRDPDDKRLPRIAGPCSMVMFGVTGDLARKKLMPAIYDLASRGLLPPGFSLVGFARRDWADQDFAKVVYDSVRQHARTEFREEVWRSLAEGFRFVPGAFDDPDAFELLARTVRELDEERGTGGNHAFYLSIPPSWFADVCTRLQESGLSDPRPGTWRRVVIEKPFGHDLRSAQELNEIVEGVFPADSIFRIDHYLGKETVQNILALRFANQLFEPVWNANYVDHVQITMAEDIGIGGRAGYYDEVGAARDVIQNHLLQLLALTAMEEPVAFTADAVRAEKEKVLAAVSLPENLDTATARGRYAAGWQGTEKVDGYLDEDGVDAANRTETYAALRVDVRTRRWAGVPFYLRTGKRLGKRVTEIAVVFRRAPHLPFTSTATEELGANAIVIRVQPDEGMTMRFGSKVPGSQMEVRDVSMDFGYGSSFTESSPEAYERLILDVLLGEPPLFPRHAEVEQSWRILDPVIEHWAASDRPPEDYPAGTWGPDGSDQMMRRDGREWRLP, from the coding sequence GTGAGCGGCCCCGCGCCCGCACCTGTCACCGCCGACACCAACCCGCTGCGCGACCCGGACGACAAGCGCCTGCCGCGCATCGCCGGGCCGTGCAGCATGGTCATGTTCGGCGTCACCGGTGACCTGGCCCGCAAGAAGCTCATGCCGGCGATCTACGACCTGGCCAGCCGCGGGCTGCTGCCGCCCGGCTTCTCCCTCGTCGGTTTCGCCCGCCGGGACTGGGCGGACCAGGACTTCGCCAAGGTCGTCTACGACTCGGTGCGCCAGCACGCGCGCACCGAGTTCCGCGAGGAGGTGTGGCGCTCCCTGGCCGAGGGCTTCCGCTTCGTACCGGGCGCCTTCGACGACCCGGACGCCTTCGAGCTGCTGGCCCGCACGGTCCGCGAGCTGGACGAGGAGCGCGGCACCGGCGGCAACCACGCCTTCTACCTGTCGATCCCCCCGTCGTGGTTCGCCGACGTCTGCACCCGGCTGCAGGAGTCGGGCCTCTCCGACCCGCGGCCGGGCACCTGGCGACGGGTCGTCATCGAGAAGCCCTTCGGTCACGACCTGCGCAGCGCCCAGGAGCTCAACGAGATCGTCGAGGGCGTCTTCCCGGCCGACTCGATCTTCCGGATCGACCACTACCTGGGCAAGGAGACGGTCCAGAACATCCTCGCCCTGCGCTTCGCGAACCAGCTCTTCGAGCCGGTCTGGAACGCCAACTACGTCGACCACGTGCAGATCACCATGGCCGAGGACATCGGCATCGGCGGGCGCGCGGGCTACTACGACGAGGTCGGTGCGGCCCGGGACGTCATCCAGAACCACCTGCTCCAGCTCCTCGCGCTCACGGCGATGGAGGAGCCCGTCGCCTTCACCGCGGACGCGGTCCGGGCGGAGAAGGAGAAGGTGCTGGCCGCGGTCAGCCTGCCCGAGAACCTCGACACCGCCACCGCCCGCGGCCGCTACGCCGCCGGGTGGCAGGGCACCGAGAAGGTGGACGGCTACCTCGACGAGGACGGGGTGGACGCCGCGAACCGCACGGAGACGTATGCCGCGCTCAGGGTCGACGTGCGGACGCGCCGCTGGGCCGGGGTCCCGTTCTACCTGCGGACCGGCAAGCGTCTGGGCAAGCGGGTGACCGAGATCGCCGTGGTCTTCCGCCGGGCCCCGCACCTGCCCTTCACCTCGACCGCCACCGAGGAGCTGGGCGCCAACGCCATCGTCATCCGCGTGCAGCCGGACGAGGGGATGACGATGCGCTTCGGGTCCAAGGTCCCCGGGAGCCAGATGGAGGTGCGCGACGTCTCCATGGACTTCGGCTACGGCTCCTCCTTCACCGAGTCCAGCCCCGAGGCCTACGAGCGGCTCATCCTCGACGTCCTCCTGGGCGAGCCGCCGCTCTTCCCCCGGCACGCGGAGGTCGAGCAGTCCTGGCGCATCCTGGACCCGGTCATCGAGCACTGGGCCGCGAGCGACCGGCCGCCCGAGGACTACCCCGCCGGGACGTGGGGCCCGGACGGGTCGGACCAGATGATGCGCCGCGACGGCCGGGAGTGGAGGCTGCCATGA
- the whiA gene encoding DNA-binding protein WhiA: MAMTAKVKDELSRLPVTRTCCRKAEVSTMLRFAGGLHIVGGRIVIEAELDTAQSARRLRTFMAEVYGSSSELMVLSPGGLRKQTRYVVRATSDGESLARQTGLIDHRGRPVRGLPPRVVGAAVCDAEAAWRGAFIAHGSITEPGRSSAMEVTCPGPEAALALVGAARRLGIQAKAREVRGVDRVVIRDGDAIGAMLTRLGAHDAVLAWEERRMRREVRATANRLANFDDANLRRSARAAVAAGARVERAMEILGDDVPDHLRVAGTLRLEHKQASLEELGQLADPAMTKDAVAGRIRRLLAMADKRAEELGIEGTEANITPDMLED; this comes from the coding sequence GTGGCGATGACCGCGAAGGTCAAGGACGAGCTGAGCCGGCTCCCCGTCACCCGCACCTGCTGCCGCAAGGCGGAGGTCTCGACGATGCTGCGCTTCGCCGGGGGGCTGCACATCGTGGGCGGACGCATCGTCATCGAGGCCGAGCTCGACACCGCGCAGAGTGCCCGCCGGCTGCGCACCTTCATGGCCGAGGTCTACGGCTCCAGCAGCGAGCTCATGGTCCTGAGCCCCGGCGGGCTGCGCAAGCAGACGCGGTACGTCGTGCGCGCCACCTCCGACGGGGAGTCGCTGGCCCGCCAGACCGGGCTGATCGACCACCGCGGTCGCCCCGTGCGGGGCCTGCCGCCGCGGGTCGTCGGTGCGGCTGTCTGCGACGCCGAGGCCGCCTGGCGCGGTGCCTTCATCGCCCACGGCTCCATCACCGAGCCGGGCCGCTCGTCGGCGATGGAGGTCACCTGCCCCGGCCCCGAGGCGGCCCTGGCGCTGGTCGGAGCGGCCCGCCGCCTGGGCATCCAGGCCAAGGCGCGGGAGGTGCGCGGGGTCGACCGGGTGGTGATCCGGGACGGCGACGCCATCGGGGCGATGCTCACCCGGCTCGGGGCCCACGACGCCGTCCTCGCCTGGGAGGAGCGCCGGATGCGCCGCGAGGTGCGGGCCACGGCCAACCGGCTCGCCAACTTCGACGACGCCAACCTGCGCCGCTCGGCGCGGGCCGCGGTGGCGGCCGGAGCCCGCGTGGAGCGCGCCATGGAGATCCTCGGCGACGACGTCCCGGACCACCTCCGGGTCGCCGGCACCCTGCGTCTGGAGCACAAGCAGGCCAGCCTCGAGGAGCTCGGCCAGCTGGCCGACCCCGCGATGACCAAGGACGCGGTCGCCGGACGCATCCGCCGGCTGCTCGCCATGGCCGACAAGCGTGCCGAGGAGCTCGGGATCGAGGGCACCGAGGCCAACATCACCCCGGACATGCTCGAGGACTGA
- a CDS encoding glucose-6-phosphate dehydrogenase assembly protein OpcA — MIVDLPSSSAADVAKNLVRLRNQVGAMAMGRVLTLLVVVDEELADEAVEVASEATRQHPARILVVVSANARGRGRLDAQIRVGGDAGASEIVVLRLYGELTRHGSSVVTPLMLPDSPVVAWWPGQAPSDVAGSPLGRMAHRRITDAAAPTGAKTGTQLRRRTKHYQPGDTDLTWTRITRWRALLAASLESEPFESVQRAVVAGEPDCPSCDLLAGWLASSLRCPVERVRTPVGSGVQSVRLERASGPVDLVRLDDSGGTATLSMVGSQPRLVALHTPTLPAALTAELRRLDADEVYARSLCSGLPQVRRGGTASGAARAGDLPAGPAEVDRSGSSRLGSRSLQKAPEPPSKADSNAVEEAVQEGLEQIEEDASD; from the coding sequence ATGATCGTCGACCTGCCCAGCTCGAGCGCGGCGGACGTCGCCAAGAACCTCGTCCGGTTGCGCAACCAGGTCGGGGCCATGGCCATGGGTCGTGTGCTCACGCTGCTCGTCGTCGTGGACGAGGAGCTCGCCGACGAGGCGGTGGAGGTGGCCAGCGAGGCCACCCGCCAGCACCCGGCGCGCATCCTCGTGGTGGTCAGCGCCAACGCCCGCGGGCGGGGGCGTCTCGACGCGCAGATCCGGGTCGGCGGCGACGCCGGCGCCTCGGAGATCGTCGTGCTGCGCCTCTACGGCGAGCTGACCCGGCACGGAAGCTCGGTGGTCACCCCGCTCATGCTCCCGGACTCCCCCGTCGTGGCGTGGTGGCCCGGGCAGGCGCCCTCCGACGTCGCCGGCTCTCCCCTGGGCCGGATGGCGCACCGTCGCATCACCGACGCCGCGGCCCCCACCGGGGCGAAGACGGGCACCCAGCTGCGCCGCCGGACCAAGCACTACCAGCCCGGTGACACCGACCTCACGTGGACGAGGATCACCCGCTGGCGGGCGCTGCTCGCGGCGTCGCTGGAGAGCGAGCCGTTCGAGTCTGTCCAGCGGGCCGTGGTCGCGGGCGAGCCGGACTGCCCGAGCTGCGACCTGCTCGCGGGCTGGCTGGCCTCGTCGCTGCGCTGCCCGGTGGAGCGGGTGCGGACCCCTGTGGGGTCCGGGGTGCAGAGCGTGCGGCTCGAGCGCGCCTCGGGACCGGTGGACCTCGTCCGGCTGGACGACTCCGGCGGCACGGCCACGCTGTCGATGGTCGGCAGCCAGCCCCGCCTGGTGGCGCTGCACACGCCCACCCTGCCGGCGGCCCTCACGGCCGAGCTGCGGCGGCTGGACGCGGACGAGGTGTATGCCCGGTCGCTGTGCAGCGGCCTCCCCCAGGTCCGCCGCGGCGGAACCGCCTCCGGCGCCGCGCGTGCCGGCGACCTCCCGGCCGGTCCGGCGGAGGTCGACCGGTCCGGTTCCTCCCGGCTCGGCAGCAGGTCCTTGCAGAAGGCCCCGGAGCCACCCTCCAAGGCGGACTCGAACGCGGTCGAGGAGGCCGTGCAGGAGGGGCTGGAGCAGATCGAGGAGGACGCCTCGGACTGA
- a CDS encoding phosphoglycerate kinase, translating into MRTIDQLSDELGGLAGRTVLVRSDLNVPLDGQEITDDGRVRASVPTITRLAREGARVVVCAHLGRPKGTPEAKYSLAPVATRLDELLDDDITVSFVEETVGDRATAAVQALADGDVLVLENLRFNPGETAKTDEERADFAQALAALADAFVSDGFGVVHRAQASVYDVPRLLPHAAGGLVVSEVEVMRALREDPRRPYAVILGGAKVSDKLGVIESLITVADRLLIGGGMVFTFLKAQGHEVGTSLLEEDQVDTVKGYLETAAERGVEIVLPTDVVVADAFSADAAHEVVPADAMPADRMGLDIGPDSEELFVGRLADAQTIFWNGPMGAFEMEPFAGGTRAVAQALVDRTSEGALTVVGGGDSAAAVRDFGHTDDDFSHISTGGGASLEYLEGKDLPGLSVLED; encoded by the coding sequence ATGCGGACGATCGATCAGCTCAGCGACGAGCTCGGCGGGCTGGCGGGTCGCACCGTGCTGGTGCGCAGCGACCTCAACGTGCCGCTCGACGGGCAGGAGATCACCGACGACGGACGCGTCCGCGCCTCGGTGCCCACGATCACCCGGCTCGCACGCGAGGGCGCCCGGGTCGTGGTCTGCGCCCACCTCGGCCGCCCCAAGGGCACGCCGGAGGCGAAGTACTCCCTGGCCCCGGTGGCGACCCGCCTCGACGAGCTCCTCGACGACGACATCACCGTGTCCTTCGTCGAGGAGACGGTCGGGGACCGCGCCACCGCCGCGGTGCAGGCCCTGGCGGACGGCGACGTCCTCGTCCTGGAGAACCTCCGGTTCAACCCCGGCGAGACGGCCAAGACGGACGAGGAACGTGCCGACTTCGCGCAGGCGCTGGCCGCCCTGGCCGACGCGTTCGTCTCCGACGGCTTCGGCGTGGTCCACCGGGCCCAGGCCTCGGTCTACGACGTGCCGCGGCTCCTGCCGCACGCCGCCGGCGGGCTCGTCGTCTCCGAGGTCGAGGTCATGCGCGCCCTGCGGGAGGACCCGCGCCGCCCGTATGCCGTGATCCTCGGCGGCGCCAAGGTCAGCGACAAGCTCGGCGTCATCGAGTCGCTCATCACCGTGGCGGACCGGCTGCTCATCGGCGGCGGGATGGTCTTCACCTTCCTCAAGGCCCAGGGCCACGAGGTCGGCACCAGCCTGCTGGAGGAGGACCAGGTCGACACGGTCAAGGGCTACCTCGAGACCGCCGCCGAGCGCGGCGTCGAGATCGTCCTGCCCACCGACGTGGTCGTGGCCGACGCCTTCTCCGCGGACGCCGCCCACGAGGTCGTGCCCGCGGACGCCATGCCGGCCGACCGGATGGGTCTGGACATCGGCCCGGACTCCGAGGAGCTCTTCGTCGGTCGGCTGGCCGATGCGCAGACGATCTTCTGGAACGGCCCCATGGGGGCCTTCGAGATGGAGCCCTTCGCCGGGGGCACCCGAGCCGTGGCGCAGGCCCTCGTCGACCGGACCTCCGAGGGTGCCCTCACGGTCGTCGGCGGAGGGGACTCCGCCGCCGCGGTCCGGGACTTCGGGCATACCGACGACGACTTCAGCCACATCTCCACCGGCGGTGGGGCGAGCCTGGAGTACCTCGAGGGCAAGGACCTTCCCGGACTGTCGGTGCTGGAGGACTGA
- the gap gene encoding type I glyceraldehyde-3-phosphate dehydrogenase encodes MTVRVGINGFGRIGRNFMRAVLASGADVEIVGVNDLTDNATLAHLLKYDSILGRLDGEVTSSEDEISVDGKAFKAFAEKDPTALPWGELGADVVVESTGIFTDATKAKAHLDAGAKKVVISAPAKNEDITVVMGVNEKDYDPATHDIISNASCTTNCLAPMAKVLNDEFGIVKGLMTTIHAYTADQNLQDGPHGDLRRARAAALNIVPTKTGAAQAVALVLPELKGKFDGYALRVPVPTGSATDLTFQASREVTVEEVNAALKKAADGELKGILTYTEDPIVSKDIETDPASCIFDSGLTKVIGDQVKVVGWYDNEWGYSNRLVDLVELVGSSL; translated from the coding sequence ATGACCGTTCGCGTAGGGATCAACGGCTTCGGGCGCATCGGCCGCAACTTCATGCGGGCCGTGCTGGCCTCCGGGGCGGACGTCGAGATCGTCGGCGTCAACGACCTCACCGACAACGCGACCCTGGCCCACCTGCTCAAGTACGACTCGATCCTCGGACGGCTGGACGGCGAGGTGACCAGCTCCGAGGACGAGATCAGCGTCGACGGCAAGGCGTTCAAGGCGTTCGCCGAGAAGGACCCGACCGCGCTGCCCTGGGGCGAGCTCGGTGCCGACGTCGTGGTCGAGTCGACCGGCATCTTCACCGACGCGACGAAGGCCAAGGCCCACCTCGACGCCGGTGCCAAGAAGGTCGTCATCTCCGCGCCGGCCAAGAACGAGGACATCACCGTCGTCATGGGCGTCAACGAGAAGGACTACGACCCGGCGACCCACGACATCATCTCCAACGCCTCCTGCACCACGAACTGCCTGGCGCCGATGGCCAAGGTCCTCAACGACGAGTTCGGCATCGTCAAGGGCCTCATGACGACCATCCACGCCTACACCGCCGACCAGAACCTCCAGGACGGACCGCACGGCGACCTGCGCCGCGCCCGCGCCGCCGCGCTCAACATCGTGCCGACCAAGACCGGTGCCGCGCAGGCGGTCGCACTGGTGCTGCCCGAGCTCAAGGGCAAGTTCGACGGGTATGCCCTGCGCGTCCCGGTCCCGACCGGCTCCGCGACCGACCTCACCTTCCAGGCCTCGCGCGAGGTCACCGTGGAGGAGGTCAACGCCGCGCTGAAGAAGGCGGCCGACGGCGAGCTCAAGGGCATCCTCACCTACACCGAGGACCCGATCGTCTCCAAGGACATCGAGACCGACCCCGCGTCCTGCATCTTCGACTCCGGGCTGACCAAGGTCATCGGCGACCAGGTCAAGGTCGTCGGCTGGTACGACAACGAGTGGGGCTACTCCAACCGCCTCGTGGACCTCGTCGAGCTGGTGGGCAGCTCGCTCTGA
- a CDS encoding glucose-6-phosphate isomerase, giving the protein MSTLAVQALGAAADAVEHHLPTLVSDRVASRLFEQDPTLWGPDAESEASIRLSWVGLPRSSRPLVGEIEALAEELRERGVDRVVLCGMGGSSLAPEVITGTAGVPLVVLDSSDPDMVRGALEEDLAGTAVVVSSKSGSTLETDSQRRAFVHAFTEAGIDPTERIVVVTDPGSPLDEQARADGYRVVNADPEVGGRYSALTAFGLVPSGLAGVDVGALLDEAEEVADLLAEDDEANPGLRLGAALAGTEPLRDKLLFTDAGSGIVGLADWAEQLIAESTGKQGTGVLPVVAPDGPSPTHGIQDTSDCTVVVLAPEDDDTDGGPARTDADSVVEVSGSLGAQMLLWEVATAVAGHLLGINPFDQPDVESAKKAAREIMEGGADAAGAPVLTDGAVEVRTGGGGWLPDGTDSLEGAVAALLDQLDPARGYLAVMVYLDRLEQADLADVQGELVERTGRPVTFGWGPRFLHSTGQYHKGGPAQGVYLQVTGAPRTDLDVPGKDFTFGEFIAAQAAGDAAVLADHERPVLRLHLTDQAAGLAQLREAL; this is encoded by the coding sequence GTGAGCACCCTCGCCGTCCAGGCCCTCGGGGCCGCGGCCGACGCCGTCGAGCACCACCTGCCCACCCTGGTCTCGGACCGCGTGGCCTCCCGGCTCTTCGAGCAGGACCCCACGCTGTGGGGACCGGACGCCGAGTCCGAGGCCTCCATCCGGCTGTCCTGGGTCGGCCTCCCCCGTTCCTCCCGGCCGCTCGTCGGGGAGATCGAGGCGCTGGCCGAGGAGCTGCGCGAGCGCGGCGTCGACCGCGTCGTGCTCTGCGGCATGGGCGGCTCCTCGCTGGCGCCCGAGGTCATCACCGGTACCGCCGGGGTGCCCCTGGTCGTGCTGGACAGCTCCGACCCGGACATGGTCCGCGGGGCGCTGGAGGAGGACCTCGCCGGCACCGCCGTCGTCGTCTCCTCCAAGTCCGGCTCGACCCTGGAGACGGACAGCCAGCGCCGGGCCTTCGTGCACGCCTTCACCGAGGCGGGCATCGACCCGACCGAGCGCATCGTCGTCGTCACCGACCCCGGGAGCCCGCTCGACGAGCAGGCTCGGGCCGACGGCTACCGCGTCGTCAACGCCGACCCCGAGGTGGGCGGGCGCTACTCCGCGCTGACCGCCTTCGGGCTCGTCCCCTCCGGGCTCGCCGGGGTGGACGTCGGGGCGCTGCTCGACGAGGCCGAGGAGGTCGCCGACCTGCTCGCCGAGGACGACGAGGCCAACCCGGGGCTGCGCCTCGGGGCCGCCCTCGCGGGCACCGAGCCGCTGCGCGACAAGCTGCTCTTCACCGACGCCGGGTCCGGCATCGTCGGGCTCGCGGACTGGGCCGAGCAGCTCATCGCCGAGTCCACCGGCAAGCAGGGCACCGGCGTGCTCCCGGTCGTGGCCCCGGACGGACCCTCCCCCACCCACGGCATCCAGGACACCTCGGACTGCACCGTCGTGGTCCTGGCTCCGGAGGACGACGACACCGACGGTGGTCCGGCCCGCACGGACGCCGACTCGGTCGTCGAGGTCTCCGGCTCCCTGGGCGCCCAGATGCTGCTGTGGGAGGTCGCGACCGCCGTCGCGGGCCACCTGCTGGGGATCAACCCCTTCGACCAGCCGGACGTCGAGAGCGCCAAGAAGGCTGCCCGCGAGATCATGGAGGGCGGTGCCGACGCCGCCGGCGCCCCGGTCCTCACCGACGGCGCGGTCGAGGTCCGCACCGGTGGCGGGGGCTGGCTGCCCGACGGCACCGACAGCCTCGAGGGCGCGGTCGCCGCGCTGCTCGACCAGCTCGACCCGGCCCGCGGCTACCTCGCGGTGATGGTCTACCTCGACCGGCTCGAGCAGGCCGACCTCGCCGACGTCCAGGGTGAGCTCGTGGAGCGCACCGGGCGCCCGGTCACCTTCGGGTGGGGCCCGCGCTTCCTGCACTCGACCGGCCAGTACCACAAGGGTGGGCCCGCCCAGGGCGTCTACCTGCAGGTCACGGGCGCGCCGCGGACGGACCTCGACGTGCCCGGCAAGGACTTCACCTTCGGGGAGTTCATCGCCGCCCAGGCGGCCGGGGACGCGGCGGTGCTCGCCGACCACGAGCGGCCGGTGCTGCGCCTGCACCTCACCGACCAGGCAGCCGGGCTGGCCCAGCTGCGCGAGGCGTTGTGA
- a CDS encoding gluconeogenesis factor YvcK family protein: protein MSGRRVVALGGGHGLSASLHALRHLTEAITAVVTVADDGGSSGRLRQEFDILPPGDLRMALAALCEDTAWGHQWSAVLQHRFRGAGELSGHALGNLLIMALWDLRPHEQVRGLDLVGRLLNTRGRVLPMALDPLDIEAQIEQPGGSGTALLTTVRGQSTVAAHPGTVRSVRLIPEAPRACPEALESIKLADLVVLGPGSWFTSVMPHLLVPELRQALCDTPARRILTLNVSLSDDEASGYTLAEHVAAVATHAPDLTFDHVIADPQVARTDAERAALEAAVAGVGASLVLTTVGKQNHPGVHDTLRLAAAYRDVMAEQGL from the coding sequence GTGAGCGGGCGACGGGTGGTCGCGCTGGGTGGCGGGCACGGCCTGTCCGCCTCGCTGCACGCGCTGCGGCACCTCACCGAGGCGATCACCGCGGTGGTCACCGTGGCCGACGACGGTGGCTCGAGCGGCCGGCTCCGGCAGGAGTTCGACATCCTGCCTCCCGGCGACCTACGCATGGCCCTGGCGGCGCTATGCGAGGACACGGCCTGGGGGCACCAGTGGTCGGCGGTCCTGCAGCACCGCTTCCGCGGGGCCGGCGAGCTGTCCGGTCACGCCCTGGGCAACCTGCTCATCATGGCCCTCTGGGACCTCCGGCCGCACGAGCAGGTGCGCGGTCTGGACCTCGTGGGCCGTCTGCTCAACACGCGAGGGCGGGTGCTGCCGATGGCGCTGGACCCGCTCGACATCGAGGCCCAGATCGAGCAGCCGGGTGGGTCCGGCACCGCGCTGCTCACGACCGTGCGTGGTCAGTCGACGGTCGCCGCCCACCCCGGCACGGTCCGGTCGGTCCGCCTCATCCCCGAGGCGCCGCGCGCCTGTCCGGAGGCCCTGGAGTCGATCAAGCTCGCCGACCTCGTGGTCCTCGGCCCCGGCTCGTGGTTCACCTCGGTCATGCCGCACCTCCTCGTGCCCGAGCTGCGCCAGGCGCTGTGCGACACCCCGGCCCGGCGCATCCTCACCCTCAACGTCAGCCTGAGCGACGACGAGGCCAGCGGCTACACCCTCGCCGAGCACGTGGCCGCGGTCGCGACGCACGCCCCCGACCTGACCTTCGACCACGTCATCGCCGACCCCCAGGTCGCGCGCACCGACGCCGAGCGGGCGGCCCTGGAGGCCGCGGTCGCGGGGGTGGGCGCCAGCCTCGTGCTCACGACCGTCGGCAAGCAGAACCACCCAGGGGTCCACGACACCCTGCGCCTCGCGGCGGCCTACCGGGACGTCATGGCGGAGCAGGGGCTGTGA